TTGTGATTAGGTGTTGGATTTCTTCTCAGATGCTGAGCTGTAACAGCTTACCTCTCCACACAGTCAGAGAGACGTGAACAATGGTTTGAAGCTGGTGCATCATGTCCTCCGACTGCATACAGGAAACTGTTATATGTGGCCACGCCcactcctcctctcctctttgACATGGGCGCACACATACTCCATTTATTGGTGTGAGGATCGAAACATTCCATCGATCGCAGGCACGAGCTTCCATCACGACCGCCGACAGCAAACAACCTGTAAATACATGAAAGATTTACCTGAACAACAAGGAACATTCATCTTATTTTACCTCATTTTCactttcatattatatatatatatatatatatatatatatatatatatatatatatatatatatatatatatatatatatatatatatatatatacacacacagcccAAATGAGTTTACTGTAAATTCTACTATTATTTATAGtggcatgaaatcaaaatgtagcTTATTTTCCAAATTTTTGGTACTGATCTTATTTCACATGCCGGtcaacaattaataaataaaataactgctACTTTTCTTGtgtcaaatatatttcacagtatgGTAGTACAATTGGTAACAacttatgtatattaaaatatacaaaacatatacTAAATCAGCAACATTCCTTTAAcatcataaatatgtaaaaatgttattttgtattttttatattttttaaatattatacatttaatattaaatgtattattttttaatgtactatTTTTGTATTAACCGAGTTTAAAACTACTCTAACCTGAAAAGAGAATTATATAgctaatgttaataatttatgGAAAAACTCTGGAAGTCCAAGAAATActgcagaaatatatatatatgtgtgtgtctgtattttcaaaatgtgtttctaAAAATTACTAACTTCTATGATCTTATTGACTTTACATAGCATGAAAACACCATTAAATGAAcgtagggctgggcgatatgggcaaaaaaaaaaaaaaattgcataaaacatttatatcagGCTTTATATTGCAGTGCAGGCTGCGATattaatgtcacattttttgTCAAATGCACATTTGTTTATGTTCAAACAAAATGCACCAATGTATGTTCATAATCGAAAACAGTACCatctgttaaaaaagaaaaaattaagacTGTTCTaggatttccttttttttttgaataggTAACATTTAACTATTCACTACGACTTTTCTCTcagtaaattcttaattttctgtttattaatagttactgaggtagttgttaaatttaaatattgggTAGGAGTAGGGATATAGAATAAGGTCTCGTGGAATAACCCATCAATATGTGCATAATTAGCACTACTAAttggctaatattttagtaatatgcatgctaataagcacctaataggtgtaaccatgaatcaaagtgttaccatttttttatttaactattgGTTTTTCCAtaacagcatatatttagatcaagataaaaacacatacatggTAAAAATTGAATGACGGTATAACTATAAATGTACAAACACTACAGCTTAATCAAAAATACTGGAATTCTACAGCTTTCTGAGTTTCTTTATATTGATTATTTCTCAAACTGTTATATCAAATGAACATGATTATTGTTAGTGATTTATCGCCCTGCCATAAACTAAAGTAAATCTCTCTCTGTTGGCCTGTACACTGATGTGAAGACACTTGGACATGACCTAGGGGATAAATGTAGTTAATTGAGAAACTAGATTTAGCATAAACACAATGTTAATCAATAGAAGAGaagaatttttatattaagGGGATGTTGACAGTCTTGGCGAGGGGTCTCCGGGTCACAAGAGGCTGACAAACTCTGTCCTACAGTACTTCGAAAAGATACCCGTGATACGTCCTGGTGAAAAGACTGATCAATTAATCACTTGGAGAAGTAGGACACTGGACTCTGGAGGTCGCTTGAAGGGTTTGTTTTTGACCTGGTTACAGAAACGCCCCACGAGTCATCAGTCAGTGTTCGGCTAGATTCGAACCCAGCCTCGGTTTCCTTGGACAGAGCTAACGGCAGCCCGCCTGCCACTCAAGTAACTTTAATGTAAAAGACACCAGAGGGTCTTTGGTCTCAGAGCCTATTAACTCCCGTCTGGCTGTACGGGGTTACGCTATATATTGGATCCAGTACCTAATTCAGACCTCATCATGAGGAGAATCCATGGAGGAAAGCGATCAGCCACAGCGCGCTACACACACTTCTATTGTTAGAAAAGTCTTTTTACACttgccttttcttttttcaataggaaaaaaatgaatcttttctttaaaatgtataaaaatttaaaagcagCGGTGTAGCGTAGTATTCCCTTTCCAATCTTAAGTAATTGTATCCCTTTTTGGTGATCGAAATgagatttaaatcatttttcccgtggaaaaaaaaatccacgcCTTTAATATAATTCAACCTCATTTAGTATACGCGAGATATGCAAATGAGTCCCCACCTCCACTCAATCACACCAGCCCAGACCTGCTCCAATTTCACTCAGTTAACTGGTAAACTGCTACACAGCAGGCGTTTGTGTGTATTACGAAACAcaatcaatttttaaaatggCGCAGCTCAATGGAGTACATCTCGAGTCCCCTGCTCCTTTTGAATTCAGCAAAATGTGTCTGAACCAGAAACTGGCTCCGATGAAGAAGAGGACAGCGTTGTCTTTAAGGTAACGTATCAGAATGGTAATGTAGATATCGCTCTCTATAACATCAGGCACATGACCGTAAGATCTGTCATTAGCGTTTGGCTTGACTATGTTATCAAATGTGATAGTAATGCATAATGAAAAtcgtcattttttttattaaatgcagatatTAAACGCTCAAAGGAAGGAGTGGACTCATTGAAACAAGTCCCAAGGCGCTTCATgatgacgtcaacatgaaacattagcatattgcccgcccacttgttgcgAGCGCAGACCTGGGAAAACTAGATTTTCACGTCGGtctttgaatgaaaatgcaaattcattttattgcCACTAGTTGCCGCCCTTGTAGCGTTaaaaaagctcacaaacactgctttaaatgaaatttaaacacTCCTTTCAAACACAGCAGAATTAGTGCCAGACAAAGGTTTGGGAAAATTAATCACTCAACAACTTGTTTGAGATAaggtcaaaaataaatgcatattataagaaaataagtggggttttttttaccttgcatgCAAGTTAACCTGTTAActcccaaaactaaaatatgaatctttcataACCTACAATAAGGGCACTTTAAAGAGAAATTTGAACACTGTTTGATACAGAAatgtaaacacttttttttccagttttcagTTACACTGTAGGGAATAGCACCCCCCCACTTGATTATGACAGAGTGGAGGCGgtgctcatttgcatattcatagCTGCACGCATACTAAATGAGCTAAGGCTGTAGTGCGCTTCCCAGCAATTTACTGACAAATTGCCTTGTTGCTCTTTTGTATATGGTTTTGAATAAAAgctaaatgcatgcaaatgtttttaaattccgTCTCATCTCAACAATGCTACATGTAATGAGACATAATGAATTCCTTACTTTCCGTTGAGAGCAGTGACTCCGACGGTGCTGCGCGGTGTGGACATACTGGCCACATAATTCCACTGCCTCGCCTGGGGGTCCCACCTTTCTACGGTGTTCAAATAGCTCCATCCGTCATGGCCTCCCACTGCATACATAGGCCCCTCTAGCACAGCAATCCctttaacaacaaataaataaataaaagaaaaaagtaagacTGGCCTCAGCGGCGCACACGCCATACATCAGACAAAAGCACAATTATTCAATAGTGAGTGTCTTCGTCTCCGTGATGTAGCGCAATTGGCAAATGTCAAAATTAGAAATGGTAATACGATGGAATTAAATTTCGAGAGCCTTTTTAAGCAGATCGCTACAGACGCTCTCCGGGTGAGACCTTAAGACGCTGTGGTAAGCATTAAGTATTCATGGTGCATCTCTCTGCTTCCTTTACAGCAAGGGTCTCTCGTGTTTCTGTTATAAATCTCTGGCCGTCGCTTTTGGGGTCTTGACATATAAATCGTCTCTTGACCGACATTTTGGTTATGATATTGCAGTGCACTTCATAGGCCTCAACGAGCAACCTTTGAGTGTCAGCTTTATGGGATTATTGTACAATGCATTTTCTCCGCTGAGTTGAAATTACCTGCCatattttttatacacatttttatgtgcGGCCCAGATTGCCTTTGTTAATTTATACACACTTGCTTTGATGTTTGTCCATTcgactgtttttattgttatttcttgaGGCACTGGCGTTAGAGCCACACCATTTCTATTATGCCCCAACTGGTTTGCCTTTTGGCGCGTTTATGGAAACAGATGCGCAGAataattttttcctttgttttgcaagtaataaaatgtaatttctgctGAATTTATGTATTTGGTGCCTACATTATTAACTGGAACAATTGAAACTCTTTGtaataaaaagcaacaaaattaCTACTAACAAACATGTAGACTTAACATCACATGCCAGTTGCCTGTTTCTATGAACTactgtattaaatgtaatttataaatcattaaatgagAAGTATCTCTATCTTTTCAGTAATtcgcttaaaaaaaattcaaattatgCCATCATTTACTTCAGTTGATAGTACTTTTCCATACAAGTCAATGGTTATCATCAACTGATTGGTTGCCAGCATtctaaaaaacatcttttgtattcaatggataaaataaattcatataggTTTTGAACAATGATTACAGTTTGATATTCCCTCTGTTTCACTGAttcaagacaaaataaaaagatgcacaaaggttttgaaatgttctctccattttaaaagtATCCAGCCACTAAACCATACTTGGTGTGATGCCATTTTAACCATATTATAGCGTTTGGATTTCATATAAAAGTtatgattttgaaagaaaaaacaagaggAGGAgttggggatggaggagggtaaATAGGGTAAAGCTATTGAGCTATTGGGGGGTTTCAGAATAATCTGAATGAATtactaacattttaattcacCTTTAACACCTTTTACCTTAAGAAGATGGAAGTATTGTGCACAATCATCCCACTTGCTAGATGGAGAATGACCCCAGCGCTCTGATTGGTCGAACTCCTCTTTCATTGCCATTGCTTGATTTAAATACTGTGCGTGCAGAAAGGTGTCAGCAGGTTTTTGCGTAGTTTAGGAGTGACAAAACGTCTGCAACGCGTAGATGTGGGTCAGCTGACATGACCTGCCAGAATTAATGCGATGCTAGATAATGTTTTATAGTAAGCAAAACTACACTGGGACTCATTCTTTGAACTGAAAGTCTCATGATTTTCTGGCAAACATGCTCTGACGTCAGAGATCACTTGCTTTTGGTAAAAAGCTACACTttattattggaaaaaaaaaagggattcaCACTGTCAACTTAATGGACTTTAAAGTAATACACGGCATATAATCTCCCCAATGCACCAAACGTTATACGCTAATTAAGTTTCAGACTGTGATTGACTGCTTTTGATAACAAAGCAGTTGACACGACACTTTCTTAAATTTCCTCGGGCTGTAATCTGCAGGGGAGACATTTCTATTCAGAGGCGTTTAGCTGCTAGTCAGCTTCCTGCGCCATGAACCGTTTCTAAGAGTGTCAAGAGTTAAAGTATTTCAAAACGCACACAGAGATGTCTGTGATCTGTTCCTTTCTGCTTCATCTACCTATTGTTGAACCAAAACACGTCAtgtgtgaatataaatgaaaccGATATAGTCCTGGGCGTGAATATTAACACACATGGCTTAACAACCTAAAAATAAAGCCAATTagccaaaataaattaattcatgaaCTATGCCCTCATAACAGTAGGATTTGTTCTTCTTCACCAGCTGATTAGCAATGTGTTTctttaagcaaataaattaatattaatgagcaAAGCATTATCTTCTGTTATCTTACATAACATTAACCTAATGCTTAAAtaattagctaaaataaatttatatatatatatatatatatatatatatatatatatatatatatatatatatatatatatatatatatatatatttttttttttttattattatttttttttttacgtcatatgaaagctgaataaataatctttccactgatgtatggtttgttaggataggatcAGAATACGACTATTTTAATATCTGAAATaatctaaatactgaaaaaactaaatattgaaaaaaaaaaaaaaaacacgttcaGAATCACGTATGAAATATGGACATCATGAATGTTCAGTCaagattgttgttttttaaattaatgatatGTTAactatgtatattttgtttatgaCTAATTTGATTTTCAAAGTTAAGGGCTGATGTTGTTCTatagtttaatacatttataccGTATCTATCGCATTTATGCAGTGACACAGAAGTTAATTACTAAACATTACTGTGACTGTAACAATTATTCACGTAAGCTGTGTAATACGATAAACATCTGAAGCTTTCATAAAACATACCTAATCCGTGTCTGTGGGTTGACATCGGAGGCATTGTGGACCACACTTTAGTGATCGGGTTGTAGCACTCCACCATGTTAGACGTCTTGAGTCCATCCCTTCCTCCAACCACGTAGAGCTTGTTATCGATCACGGCCACCCCGAACTGAAGTCTTCGGCCATTCATGCTACCAACTTGGATCCATCTGTTTGTGCGAAGGTCGTATTTCTCTATTGTTGTAGACCCTAAAAGCAGACAGAGACTCCAGAGTTTGTTTGTATGCTGCTATGATAACAGCTATTTTACATGTACAAAACTGATGGCAGTAAGAGGAACTACTATAAGAAAAGTATTcgaaaaaagctaaatattggTCTTGAGAGGCGTACAAggtgctttatatattttaatctttttgtcATGTAAATCTTTCAAAACCCTTGAAAACAGCCTTTATGAAaagatacttttaaaatgaaatataatgaaGTAGTGCATTCTAGATTGTTATGGTAGATTTATGGCCAGTTTGTGGTGATTGTTTCGATTATATACTGaattgcatacatttatatttaaaaaggacTGTAATTTCACACTGCAACATAACTTTGAAAAGattcaattattcatttaatgaatgaaGCACTCAAAAAAGTGTGACAAATcactaaaaaaagacaattaatcCTGAAAGccctaaaactgaaattaaatagaataattatttttcatcagccaagtttaaaaaaacgtaacagccctaatttgtatttaactttttacCTCTTTTAGAATTTGAAAGGTAATAAAGATATAACTGATATTTCTGTAGCCcttgaaaaccaaaaaagtagTGCTTGAAAATTCCTTGAAAGTcctagaaaatgtaattttacagtatcGATACGAACCCTGTCCAACAGCATAGAGCGAGCCAACAGTGGATTTGCGTGGTTTGGTTCTTGGGCTCTGTAGCATGGGACGGCGCTCTGGCAAAAGATGGTACTTCATGGCTTCCATCAGGAGCTTCTGGCATTCCAGGTCTTCTGAAAACATCTTATTGTTTTCCAGATCAGCAAGAAGctaaatcaacaaaaacaaaacagtgcaTTAAGAGTGCAATGGtaacaaatgcaattttaatattagattggcaggattttttttttacagtgatttcATTAAATTGTAACAGAAAAAATGACCAAGAGTCTTATATGAATGCTGCTGGCAAACCTGTGGTGGTAAAAGGGGAAGTCGAATGTACGCCAGCAGCACTCCTAGATCCTGTTGCCGGTGCTGCACATCGTATCGAACCCACATCATCAGTGCTTGGAAAATCGTTTCTTCATCTGGAACATTGATGTCATCACTGGACAAAAGCTTGATGATTTCCGCTGTGGGCAGCAAGAGGAACTCCTGATTCTGAATTACCTCGAGAAAGTGTTCCTGAAATGTTAAACAATATTTAGTTAGAAATCTGCGTGCTGCAATATAATGAGACATTAACTCCGAGTGCTAAAGCGCAAaactaattatattacatttatggaAATATCacttatagtttattttaaatatagtaatgtttttctctgtgtgcCCAATGCAGCAATCCAGTTgataaagggatagttaacaACATATTCTGTCAAATATTGctcgccctcatgtcgttccaaaccttcaaaggccttcattcatctttgcaaaacaaattaagatattttttaaatctgagaGCGTTCAtgccctgcatagacagcaatgcagaAAATCAAGGCAGAAAGTTAGTAAGCACATTGTTAAAATACTCTGTCAGTCTTCGGCGCATGCTCACAAGAGTGTTCTcttagcttcataacattaagGTTGAACCTCTAATGTCACGTGGACTGTTTGAATGTGTCGGTTGAattgctgtctatgtagggtcAGAatgctcttggatttcatcaaagtTTCATCAAGTTCTTTTGTGTTCGGAACGACCTGAGGGTGGGTAATTATTGACTATAATCTTACAATTCACATTCCCCATCCAAACGAAAAATGGTGACAaaagacactcacacacacaactgaaAAATCAAAGCTGAATCATCATTGTTCATTTTACCGCAGGTACGCTACAGCCTGCTCTGAGCATCGGcaagcaaatgcaaaaaaatgcatgacgCAGAAAACACGGTTCATGCTTGCAGCTCGCAAATAACATCCCTGAATGCAGGCTGTATCAGTGGACAGTAAGAATAAAGCGCAGATAAGCTGCTCTAAAAGGACATCAGGAACGGGATATTGTTAGCCCGCTCCCGTTTAAATTACACCAGCGTTACCGACCGGTATCGTGTTTTGTTCTCAAACTTAATCCTGCGGTGCATAAAATCTAGTCGGGGTGCTGCTCGGTCAGCATTATTAATG
The genomic region above belongs to Puntigrus tetrazona isolate hp1 chromosome 14, ASM1883169v1, whole genome shotgun sequence and contains:
- the klhl4 gene encoding kelch-like protein 4 isoform X5, which gives rise to MSSNCSDEFFQATNHAEQTFRKMETYLQHKQLCDVLLIAGDHKIPAHRLVLSAVSDYFAAMFTNDVREAKQEEIKMEGVDPEALRTLVHFAYTGVLELKEETIESLLAAACLLQLSQVIQVCCNFLMKQLHPSNCLGIRSFADAQGCMDLLNVAHNYTMEHFLEVIQNQEFLLLPTAEIIKLLSSDDINVPDEETIFQALMMWVRYDVQHRQQDLGVLLAYIRLPLLPPQLLADLENNKMFSEDLECQKLLMEAMKYHLLPERRPMLQSPRTKPRKSTVGSLYAVGQGSTTIEKYDLRTNRWIQVGSMNGRRLQFGVAVIDNKLYVVGGRDGLKTSNMVECYNPITKVWSTMPPMSTHRHGLGIAVLEGPMYAVGGHDGWSYLNTVERWDPQARQWNYVASMSTPRSTVGVTALNGKLFAVGGRDGSSCLRSMECFDPHTNKWSMCAPMSKRRGGVGVATYNSFLYAVGGHDAPASNHCSRLSDCVERYDPKTDTWTTVSSLSVPRDAVGVCLLGDRLYAVGGYDGQTYLNSVESYDAQNNEWTEEVPLNIGRAGACVVVVKLP
- the klhl4 gene encoding kelch-like protein 4 isoform X3, translating into MLTGLDFLTSGIHKYCRLALSSFSRMSSNCSDEFFQATNHAEQTFRKMETYLQHKQLCDVLLIAGDHKIPAHRLVLSAVSDYFAAMFTNDVREAKQEEIKMEGVDPEALRTLVHFAYTGVLELKEETIESLLAAACLLQLSQVIQVCCNFLMKQLHPSNCLGIRSFADAQGCMDLLNVAHNYTMEHFLEVIQNQEFLLLPTAEIIKLLSSDDINVPDEETIFQALMMWVRYDVQHRQQDLGVLLAYIRLPLLPPQLLADLENNKMFSEDLECQKLLMEAMKYHLLPERRPMLQSPRTKPRKSTVGSLYAVGQGSTTIEKYDLRTNRWIQVGSMNGRRLQFGVAVIDNKLYVVGGRDGLKTSNMVECYNPITKVWSTMPPMSTHRHGLGIAVLEGPMYAVGGHDGWSYLNTVERWDPQARQWNYVASMSTPRSTVGVTALNGKLFAVGGRDGSSCLRSMECFDPHTNKWSMCAPMSKRRGGVGVATYNSFLYAVGGHDAPASNHCSRLSDCVERYDPKTDTWTTVSSLSVPRDAVGVCLLGDRLYAVGGYDGQTYLNSVESYDAQNNEWTEEVPLNIGRAGACVVVVKLP
- the klhl4 gene encoding kelch-like protein 4 isoform X4, with product MEILAFISVIYRLALSSFSRMSSNCSDEFFQATNHAEQTFRKMETYLQHKQLCDVLLIAGDHKIPAHRLVLSAVSDYFAAMFTNDVREAKQEEIKMEGVDPEALRTLVHFAYTGVLELKEETIESLLAAACLLQLSQVIQVCCNFLMKQLHPSNCLGIRSFADAQGCMDLLNVAHNYTMEHFLEVIQNQEFLLLPTAEIIKLLSSDDINVPDEETIFQALMMWVRYDVQHRQQDLGVLLAYIRLPLLPPQLLADLENNKMFSEDLECQKLLMEAMKYHLLPERRPMLQSPRTKPRKSTVGSLYAVGQGSTTIEKYDLRTNRWIQVGSMNGRRLQFGVAVIDNKLYVVGGRDGLKTSNMVECYNPITKVWSTMPPMSTHRHGLGIAVLEGPMYAVGGHDGWSYLNTVERWDPQARQWNYVASMSTPRSTVGVTALNGKLFAVGGRDGSSCLRSMECFDPHTNKWSMCAPMSKRRGGVGVATYNSFLYAVGGHDAPASNHCSRLSDCVERYDPKTDTWTTVSSLSVPRDAVGVCLLGDRLYAVGGYDGQTYLNSVESYDAQNNEWTEEVPLNIGRAGACVVVVKLP
- the klhl4 gene encoding kelch-like protein 4 isoform X2, producing the protein MSVSGKKEFDVKQILRLRWRWFSHSTQTSAGNGGYIQQEGFDQRGTPVRLKSHSRDRGGFRKNNSPVHSILAPNPGPTPVYVRPGDQSWHQQNIIQHLQASEELPKSNSPCSARKEEAKSSHEDVKSNPEDPCEEEATDRLALSSFSRMSSNCSDEFFQATNHAEQTFRKMETYLQHKQLCDVLLIAGDHKIPAHRLVLSAVSDYFAAMFTNDVREAKQEEIKMEGVDPEALRTLVHFAYTGVLELKEETIESLLAAACLLQLSQVIQVCCNFLMKQLHPSNCLGIRSFADAQGCMDLLNVAHNYTMEHFLEVIQNQEFLLLPTAEIIKLLSSDDINVPDEETIFQALMMWVRYDVQHRQQDLGVLLAYIRLPLLPPQLLADLENNKMFSEDLECQKLLMEAMKYHLLPERRPMLQSPRTKPRKSTVGSLYAVGQGSTTIEKYDLRTNRWIQVGSMNGRRLQFGVAVIDNKLYVVGGRDGLKTSNMVECYNPITKVWSTMPPMSTHRHGLGIAVLEGPMYAVGGHDGWSYLNTVERWDPQARQWNYVASMSTPRSTVGVTALNGKLFAVGGRDGSSCLRSMECFDPHTNKWSMCAPMSKRRGGVGVATYNSFLYAVGGHDAPASNHCSRLSDCVESNSVIWS